In a genomic window of Flammeovirga agarivorans:
- a CDS encoding DUF6377 domain-containing protein: protein MQKREYYDNIRKNKINELKQLKQESDLSNEQLYQINKKIIKEYSAYSFDSTLRYIEHNKKVAKALNNQLLINETRLQLAYSLASSGHYKQSEDLLLKINSSELNKELLKLYYNCYRKVYSDLDYFSFTYDARKAYAYEYKLYTDSLIALLEKQTDEYLYSKEWELLDQKKYKESLAVNSVRLADAEMGTEKFSYVTFQRALIYEMARMREKEKKYLIISAISDIKAARKDNISLTKLAKIIYYEQKVDEAYEYIKFSFEDAIFFNSKVRSTEITKLFSLILEAFQLKKTEQQKSLYLVMGIITILAIILALSLISLFRQKQNIAKARNELTDINSQLKEVNDQLENTMLQLKNSYNRISESNSVKEAYIGNFIKIYSEFIDKLNDYRLKVKSLVVAKKHQELLNISKNDEHIEIEINKFYSIFDKAFLDIYPEFVEEFNSLLKDDAQITLKKGQMLNTELRIFALIRIGITDSSKIAHLLRYSVNTIYNYRAKVKNNAKEIRDNFEEDVKEIGTFK from the coding sequence ATGCAAAAAAGGGAATATTACGACAACATCAGAAAAAATAAGATCAATGAGTTAAAGCAGTTAAAACAAGAAAGTGATCTTTCGAATGAACAACTTTATCAAATCAATAAAAAAATCATTAAAGAATACTCCGCCTATTCTTTTGATTCTACACTTAGGTATATTGAACATAATAAGAAAGTTGCAAAAGCACTTAATAATCAACTTCTTATAAACGAGACAAGGCTACAGCTGGCATATAGTTTAGCGTCTTCTGGACATTATAAACAATCAGAGGATTTATTATTAAAAATTAATTCTTCTGAATTAAACAAAGAACTACTTAAACTATATTATAACTGCTACCGAAAAGTATATTCTGATTTGGACTACTTTTCATTTACCTATGATGCTCGAAAAGCTTATGCCTATGAATACAAGCTTTATACTGACTCTTTGATAGCCTTATTGGAAAAACAAACTGATGAATACCTTTACTCGAAAGAATGGGAATTACTCGATCAGAAAAAATATAAAGAATCGTTAGCTGTTAATTCTGTACGTTTGGCTGATGCCGAGATGGGAACAGAAAAATTCTCATATGTCACTTTTCAAAGGGCCTTAATCTATGAAATGGCAAGAATGAGAGAAAAGGAGAAAAAATACCTGATTATTTCGGCTATTTCTGATATTAAAGCCGCTAGAAAAGATAATATATCTCTAACAAAATTGGCTAAAATTATCTATTACGAACAAAAGGTAGATGAAGCCTATGAATACATTAAATTTTCATTTGAAGATGCAATTTTCTTTAATTCAAAAGTAAGATCTACAGAAATAACCAAGTTGTTTTCATTAATACTAGAAGCATTTCAATTAAAGAAAACAGAACAGCAAAAGAGCTTATACCTTGTGATGGGGATCATCACTATCCTTGCAATAATATTGGCCTTGAGTTTGATTTCTTTGTTCCGTCAGAAACAAAATATTGCCAAGGCAAGAAATGAACTAACAGATATCAATTCCCAATTAAAAGAGGTAAACGATCAGTTAGAAAATACGATGTTACAACTAAAAAATTCCTACAATCGTATTTCAGAATCAAATAGTGTGAAGGAGGCTTATATCGGTAACTTTATCAAGATCTATTCTGAGTTTATCGACAAGCTAAATGATTATCGATTGAAGGTAAAAAGTTTAGTAGTCGCTAAGAAACATCAGGAACTATTGAACATTTCTAAAAACGACGAACATATAGAAATCGAGATCAATAAATTCTATTCTATATTTGATAAGGCCTTCTTGGATATCTATCCTGAGTTTGTTGAGGAATTCAATAGCCTCCTTAAAGATGATGCACAAATCACCCTTAAAAAAGGACAAATGTTGAATACAGAACTTCGAATTTTTGCCTTGATCCGCATAGGTATTACTGATAGTTCTAAGATTGCCCATTTGCTTCGTTACTCTGTAAATACCATCTATAATTATAGAGCGAAAGTGAAGAATAATGCTAAAGAAATAAGAGACAATTTTGAAGAAGATGTGAAAGAAATCGGAACTTTTAAATAA
- a CDS encoding TonB-dependent receptor family protein yields the protein MKLKILITLLILPTLVFSQRPDGGKNGKNGQRPKIGTVTGKISDADTQDNLEFVTVALYAVRDTSFITGASSDQQGRFKVSEVPAGKMFAKISFIGYDEYISEPFIIKPDQKDKFLGNITLQSSAKSLDEVTVTAERDVMELGIDRKTFNVSQDLNSVGGSMTDALKNIPSIDVDSEGTLSLRGSENVTIFIDGKPSNLTSSSDADILDQIPASSIERVEVITNPSAKYDPEGTSGIINIILKKDRKGGINGNVSASVGNNNKYNLSAGVNARVSKVNVYANYSGRYQERYVDKTQHQNNLDANGNITDYNNQTSHRDDQRYSHLFKGGIDYDINDYNNVYFSATYNTGYNNKNEQLNLDYFNADGSVIDKVYRVNETNRNSENQEYNFGYRKTFVNPGQSLDISGQYSDGLRTTDGFYTEYDNTNGLVSDPMFEQRNNSPERNKIYLGQIDYVQPIGEKGTLETGWRSTGRDIETDFFSESMNGGMWTPDDSLNNNFNYSEQVHALYVMYRHDFGNWGLQGGLRAEQAYTTSQLEDNAVTEAQTVHNDYFALYPTLHIAYKFSDMREASIGYSRRVNRPRGRTLNPFPDYSNPQSLRQGNPYLQPEFIDALEATYQHGWENITLTGSLYYRYTHDAIQRVQSARPDGVMVMTWDNVDNSQSYGAEAIATYNMTSWWKFTGSANVYNLIISGDAGDLDLSNQAWAMTGKLMSSTNLTKTLSLQVTGRFSSKRATAQGYIAPMGGVDMAVSQKLFKGKGTLQARVTDVFNTYKFNVYSEGIGFNSDMTYDWESRVGYLTFSYRFGQAAKKPKKKGKSSSSEDSMDMMD from the coding sequence ATGAAACTGAAGATATTAATCACATTATTAATCTTACCAACCCTAGTATTTTCACAAAGACCCGATGGTGGTAAAAATGGAAAAAATGGGCAACGTCCTAAAATTGGAACTGTTACCGGTAAAATTTCAGATGCAGATACTCAAGATAATCTTGAATTTGTAACTGTTGCACTCTACGCTGTTAGAGACACTTCATTTATTACTGGAGCATCGTCCGATCAACAAGGTCGCTTTAAAGTGAGTGAGGTACCTGCAGGTAAAATGTTTGCAAAGATCTCTTTTATAGGGTATGATGAATACATTTCAGAACCCTTTATCATAAAACCTGATCAAAAGGATAAGTTTCTTGGGAATATCACTTTACAATCTTCTGCTAAAAGTTTAGACGAAGTAACAGTAACAGCAGAGAGAGATGTAATGGAGTTAGGTATTGATAGAAAAACATTTAATGTGAGTCAGGACCTTAATTCGGTAGGAGGTTCTATGACTGATGCCTTAAAAAATATTCCTTCAATAGATGTAGATTCTGAAGGAACATTAAGCCTTAGAGGTAGCGAAAATGTGACTATTTTTATTGATGGTAAACCTTCAAACTTAACCAGTTCTTCTGATGCTGATATATTGGATCAAATTCCGGCGAGTTCTATTGAAAGAGTTGAAGTGATTACCAATCCATCTGCAAAGTATGATCCTGAAGGCACAAGTGGTATTATCAATATTATTTTAAAGAAAGATAGAAAAGGAGGAATTAATGGTAATGTTTCAGCTAGTGTCGGTAACAATAATAAATATAATCTTTCTGCAGGTGTGAATGCCAGAGTGAGTAAAGTAAATGTTTACGCAAATTATTCAGGCAGATACCAAGAGCGCTATGTAGATAAAACACAACATCAGAATAATCTTGATGCTAACGGTAATATCACTGACTATAACAATCAGACATCACATAGAGATGACCAGAGGTATTCTCACTTATTTAAAGGGGGAATAGATTACGATATCAATGATTACAATAATGTATACTTTTCTGCTACTTATAATACAGGATATAATAACAAAAATGAGCAGTTGAATTTGGATTATTTTAATGCTGATGGTTCGGTAATAGATAAAGTATATAGAGTCAACGAAACCAATAGAAATTCTGAAAATCAAGAATATAATTTTGGGTACCGAAAGACCTTTGTTAACCCAGGTCAAAGCTTGGATATCTCCGGACAATATTCTGATGGTTTAAGAACTACAGATGGTTTTTATACAGAGTATGATAACACAAATGGGTTAGTCTCTGACCCTATGTTTGAGCAACGCAATAATAGCCCTGAAAGAAATAAAATCTACTTAGGACAAATTGATTATGTACAACCTATTGGAGAGAAAGGAACGCTAGAAACGGGTTGGAGATCAACAGGAAGAGATATTGAAACAGACTTCTTTTCTGAAAGTATGAATGGTGGAATGTGGACTCCTGATGATTCCTTGAACAATAATTTTAACTACAGCGAACAAGTACATGCGTTGTATGTAATGTATCGACATGACTTTGGTAATTGGGGATTACAAGGTGGTTTAAGAGCGGAACAGGCGTATACAACATCTCAACTTGAAGATAATGCAGTAACTGAAGCACAGACAGTTCATAACGACTATTTTGCTTTATATCCGACATTACATATCGCTTATAAATTCTCTGATATGCGTGAAGCATCTATTGGTTATAGCCGTAGAGTAAATCGTCCAAGGGGTAGAACATTAAATCCATTTCCCGATTACTCAAACCCACAATCACTGAGACAAGGTAACCCTTATCTACAGCCAGAATTTATTGATGCATTAGAAGCTACTTACCAGCATGGTTGGGAAAATATTACACTTACGGGTAGTCTTTATTATAGATATACACATGATGCCATTCAGAGAGTACAGTCTGCTAGACCAGATGGTGTGATGGTCATGACTTGGGATAATGTGGATAACTCACAAAGTTATGGAGCAGAAGCGATTGCCACATACAATATGACAAGTTGGTGGAAGTTTACAGGTAGTGCCAATGTTTATAATCTTATTATTTCTGGTGATGCCGGAGATTTAGATCTATCCAATCAAGCTTGGGCAATGACAGGTAAATTGATGTCATCAACTAATTTAACCAAGACGCTATCTTTACAAGTAACAGGAAGATTTAGCTCGAAAAGAGCAACAGCACAAGGATATATTGCTCCGATGGGAGGAGTAGATATGGCTGTTTCTCAAAAATTATTTAAAGGCAAGGGTACTTTACAAGCGAGGGTGACCGATGTATTCAATACTTATAAATTCAACGTTTACAGCGAA
- a CDS encoding galactose-binding domain-containing protein → MKKLTFLVFCLLGWNTLFAQVMIDEKFNNLSSNWKAVNLSGGGSHQVSNGQLTITPNNNSWYGVYNNQALSGHFYIEVEFTADDNVGLALFKKNGNNADVSNYSMITVENNSGTPVVQIRDKQNGQSDVLDNTGWADKNLRYKNTLNAQTHSVPFTSTNKKFRIFRHEGEKFIHFFYEVKKNVDGQEAVGWQELAPSKEWNQLSGEFYLGLVALGGSATFDNAYATTKPKVDKDDTNTGFSAQRRELNWSGYFGEALVVTFDKNDAPLTDGKRKFVFWSELNYVPSWYLDDSLMYTYEFVETWGGGNPGCHEPMSDRILRYSNVTLDYDGADYKIVHWEYALIDPDYKSPDDGQGAQIPWVDEWYKIYPDGTILRKIRYKAKLDTNFRNWHELTEFIVISGHTTDPSEHLSNPSLSIWPINGNSQSYHPTGHGNNYEQSNNDATLIGIHFKDHPDVVSAFNDNASNPETYAGEGITFYKTWHDAYYHMSHWPVNKEQYYTDDFKSQTTWKEQVKHASLGGAGVYGGSNWNNNYQIDTDGRKYREWISYLSLSTKGDFASKKADIEAWLTDTWNWDPTGTTPEPPVDPTPPPTETTNVALNKNVVTSSVSQGNQGSNAVDGDGNTRWESNHSDNQWLYVDLGQTYSVSSVEIDWEAAYSSSYKIEVSNNANNWTEVYSTSSANGGTDVINFTPTNAQYVRLYGQQRATNWGHSLYEFRVMGEVPSVVEPVELAYNKSVTTSSVSQGNQGSNAVDGDGNTRWESNHSDNEWLYVDLGASYDLSKVEIDWEAAYSSSYKIELSNDASNWTEVYSTSSGNGGSEQITISGSGRYVRLYGQQRATGWGHSLYEIRVYGNPLSNTRTIPHQVTGEPVFKVFPNPASTHLTIKTSLHEASQKIAKLINFQGALVAQMPIEMEITELDVNDIPDGVYILLIERNGEIESRQKIIIK, encoded by the coding sequence ATGAAAAAACTTACTTTTTTAGTGTTCTGTCTATTGGGATGGAATACTTTATTTGCACAGGTAATGATTGATGAAAAGTTTAATAACCTGAGCAGTAATTGGAAGGCGGTGAATCTTTCTGGAGGAGGAAGTCACCAAGTTTCTAACGGACAATTAACGATTACTCCGAACAACAACTCTTGGTACGGAGTGTACAACAATCAAGCACTTTCGGGACACTTCTATATTGAAGTGGAATTTACAGCCGACGATAATGTTGGCTTAGCACTCTTCAAAAAAAATGGAAATAATGCAGATGTATCCAACTACTCGATGATTACCGTCGAGAACAATAGCGGTACGCCTGTTGTACAAATTCGAGATAAACAAAACGGACAATCGGATGTCTTAGACAATACAGGTTGGGCCGATAAAAACTTGAGATACAAAAACACTTTGAATGCACAAACACACTCGGTACCTTTTACAAGCACCAACAAAAAGTTTAGAATCTTCCGACATGAAGGAGAGAAGTTTATTCACTTTTTCTACGAAGTAAAGAAGAACGTAGATGGACAGGAAGCTGTTGGTTGGCAAGAATTGGCACCATCGAAAGAATGGAATCAGTTAAGCGGCGAATTCTATTTGGGTTTAGTGGCATTAGGTGGATCTGCCACTTTCGATAATGCCTATGCAACCACAAAACCTAAAGTCGATAAAGACGATACCAATACAGGTTTTAGTGCACAAAGAAGAGAGTTAAATTGGTCGGGATATTTTGGAGAAGCATTAGTGGTAACTTTCGATAAGAATGATGCACCACTAACAGATGGTAAAAGAAAGTTTGTCTTCTGGAGTGAACTTAATTATGTGCCTTCATGGTATTTAGACGACAGTTTGATGTACACTTACGAGTTTGTAGAAACTTGGGGTGGAGGAAATCCGGGTTGTCACGAACCGATGTCGGATAGAATTTTACGCTATTCGAATGTTACCTTAGATTATGATGGAGCCGATTACAAAATTGTACATTGGGAATATGCGTTAATCGATCCAGATTATAAATCACCAGACGATGGGCAGGGTGCACAAATTCCATGGGTAGATGAATGGTATAAAATCTATCCTGATGGTACCATTTTGAGAAAAATTAGGTACAAAGCGAAGTTGGATACCAACTTCAGAAATTGGCATGAGTTGACAGAATTTATCGTTATTTCTGGTCATACCACAGATCCATCAGAACATTTGAGTAATCCAAGCTTATCCATTTGGCCTATCAATGGAAATAGTCAGTCTTACCACCCAACAGGTCATGGAAACAACTATGAACAATCGAATAATGATGCTACGTTAATTGGCATCCATTTTAAAGATCATCCAGATGTGGTTAGTGCTTTTAACGACAATGCTTCTAATCCGGAAACTTATGCAGGAGAGGGGATCACTTTCTATAAAACATGGCACGATGCCTACTACCATATGTCGCATTGGCCAGTAAATAAGGAGCAATACTATACTGATGATTTTAAATCTCAGACGACTTGGAAAGAGCAAGTGAAACACGCATCATTAGGTGGAGCAGGTGTTTATGGCGGGTCAAACTGGAATAACAATTATCAGATTGATACAGATGGAAGAAAATATAGAGAATGGATTTCCTATTTATCATTAAGTACAAAAGGTGATTTCGCCTCTAAAAAAGCCGATATCGAAGCATGGTTAACTGATACTTGGAATTGGGATCCGACGGGAACAACACCAGAACCTCCAGTCGATCCAACGCCTCCTCCAACAGAAACAACTAACGTAGCCTTAAATAAAAATGTGGTGACAAGCAGTGTTTCTCAAGGAAATCAAGGCAGCAATGCGGTTGATGGTGATGGAAACACACGTTGGGAATCGAATCATTCCGATAATCAGTGGCTATATGTTGATTTAGGACAGACGTATTCCGTAAGCAGTGTAGAAATTGATTGGGAAGCGGCTTATTCTTCTTCTTATAAAATTGAGGTATCGAACAACGCCAATAATTGGACAGAAGTATACAGTACCTCATCTGCAAATGGAGGAACTGATGTGATTAACTTTACACCAACGAATGCACAATATGTTCGTTTATACGGTCAACAAAGAGCAACGAATTGGGGACATTCCCTCTATGAATTTAGAGTGATGGGAGAAGTGCCATCAGTGGTAGAACCTGTAGAATTAGCCTACAATAAAAGCGTTACTACATCGAGTGTTTCTCAAGGAAATCAAGGCAGTAATGCGGTTGATGGTGATGGAAACACACGTTGGGAATCGAATCATTCCGATAATGAGTGGTTGTATGTCGATTTGGGAGCATCTTACGATTTAAGTAAAGTAGAAATCGATTGGGAAGCTGCCTATTCTTCTTCTTATAAAATCGAATTATCCAATGATGCAAGCAATTGGACAGAAGTGTATAGTACCTCTTCTGGAAACGGTGGATCAGAACAAATTACAATATCAGGAAGTGGTCGATATGTTCGTTTATACGGACAACAAAGAGCCACAGGCTGGGGACATTCTTTGTATGAAATTAGAGTCTATGGAAATCCACTTTCAAACACAAGAACGATTCCTCATCAGGTTACAGGTGAACCAGTGTTTAAAGTTTTCCCTAACCCAGCTTCTACTCATTTAACGATAAAAACATCCCTTCATGAAGCATCTCAAAAAATAGCAAAGTTAATCAACTTCCAAGGAGCTTTAGTTGCACAAATGCCTATTGAAATGGAAATAACTGAACTAGATGTGAATGATATTCCTGATGGAGTATATATTCTATTAATTGAGCGAAATGGTGAAATAGAAAGTAGACAGAAGATAATAATAAAATAG
- a CDS encoding metal-dependent hydrolase, with protein sequence MDSLTQVVLGASVGEAVLGKKIGIRASIFGAIAGTIPDLDVLANPFLDTVGELTFHRSITHSLLFCFLASPLFGYLLHRIYGKDQDTFKDWTLLFFLGFLTHSMLDTCTTWGTQLLYPFSSYGFATYSVFVVDPHYTLPFMILLIWSLCKPKRSKIRRQLNYAGLIISTSYLALGFVMQHKAKNVFTQALQEENIQYSDMIVKTTPMNIWLWSASVNSEDEYYTGFYSVFDNDEEVTFSSSPKHHDLLNNIELTPKLKDLLYVTKGYYTVEKIDDTTYNINDLRFGSFDGWKGKGEGKIVFVYQMNLTEDPHRPGQYVQQFTQKSYKKIEGLDYFKQYFSRVYGVKYRDSAVK encoded by the coding sequence ATGGACTCACTAACACAAGTAGTATTAGGGGCATCGGTTGGCGAAGCAGTACTAGGAAAAAAAATTGGAATTAGGGCAAGTATTTTTGGAGCAATAGCAGGCACCATCCCAGATTTAGATGTTCTGGCTAATCCTTTTTTAGATACCGTCGGGGAACTTACTTTCCATAGAAGTATCACCCACTCATTACTTTTCTGTTTCCTGGCTTCCCCTCTTTTTGGCTATTTACTGCATAGAATTTATGGTAAAGATCAAGATACTTTCAAAGACTGGACTTTGTTATTTTTCTTAGGGTTTCTAACTCACTCTATGTTGGATACATGTACTACTTGGGGCACACAACTTTTATATCCATTTTCATCTTATGGTTTTGCCACTTATTCTGTATTTGTTGTAGATCCACATTACACATTGCCTTTTATGATACTTCTGATATGGTCATTATGTAAACCTAAAAGAAGTAAAATCAGAAGACAATTGAATTATGCCGGCTTAATCATTAGCACTTCGTATTTAGCATTAGGTTTTGTCATGCAACACAAAGCGAAGAATGTTTTTACACAAGCATTACAAGAAGAAAATATTCAATATAGTGACATGATTGTAAAAACCACTCCGATGAATATTTGGCTATGGTCTGCCAGTGTAAACTCAGAAGATGAATATTATACAGGGTTCTATTCCGTTTTTGATAACGATGAAGAGGTAACTTTTAGCTCCTCTCCCAAACACCATGATCTCTTAAATAATATAGAGTTAACTCCAAAGCTAAAAGATCTTCTTTATGTGACTAAAGGGTATTATACTGTAGAAAAAATAGATGATACTACATATAATATTAACGATTTACGTTTTGGTAGTTTTGATGGATGGAAAGGCAAAGGCGAAGGAAAAATTGTGTTTGTTTATCAAATGAATTTAACCGAAGATCCTCATCGTCCTGGTCAGTATGTACAACAATTCACACAAAAGAGTTATAAAAAAATTGAAGGATTGGACTACTTTAAGCAATATTTCAGTAGAGTTTATGGTGTAAAGTATAGGGATTCAGCGGTCAAATAA
- a CDS encoding aldose 1-epimerase family protein: MKIIITSLLLLSILFGCETTKTSNDTTSIFQDTLQLKNDFLTVKVKTFGAELISIQSNQDQQEYLWQGDTISWQDHAIVQFPIVCNVKDDKYTFEGKEYEIMSHGFGRVSQYTVDILSDTSVILSIQSDENTKKMYPFDFTYAVSYTLINNKVNVSFDIKNSGSKEMFYSSGYHPGFNCPLDDNATFSDYQLSFEKEETIESLTLEKGMVTSQKRPFLNANSNFALTKKAFEQDVFILEKPSSKTVSINKINATEQDKSVVLTFGDVPYLGIWSPSNESPFVCIEPWFGLPDDEGDRVDFNEKKAIRHLQPNDKFQWDFAMEFR, translated from the coding sequence ATGAAAATAATTATTACTTCCCTATTGCTTTTGAGCATCCTCTTTGGTTGTGAAACTACAAAGACTTCCAACGATACTACCTCTATTTTTCAAGATACGCTACAATTAAAAAACGATTTTCTAACGGTTAAAGTCAAAACCTTTGGAGCTGAATTGATTTCGATTCAATCCAATCAAGACCAACAAGAATATTTATGGCAGGGCGATACAATTTCATGGCAAGATCACGCTATTGTCCAATTTCCTATTGTCTGCAATGTAAAAGATGATAAGTATACTTTTGAAGGAAAGGAATACGAAATAATGTCTCACGGTTTCGGAAGAGTAAGTCAGTATACAGTTGATATCCTTTCGGATACCTCTGTAATCTTAAGCATACAAAGTGATGAAAACACCAAGAAAATGTATCCTTTCGATTTTACCTATGCCGTATCCTATACTTTGATAAACAATAAGGTAAATGTGAGTTTTGATATCAAAAACTCCGGGTCGAAAGAGATGTTTTACTCTTCGGGGTATCACCCTGGGTTTAATTGTCCGTTAGATGACAATGCAACTTTCTCCGATTATCAATTATCATTCGAAAAAGAAGAAACCATAGAGAGCCTCACTTTAGAAAAAGGAATGGTGACCTCTCAAAAAAGACCTTTTTTAAACGCTAATTCTAATTTTGCCCTTACTAAAAAAGCATTCGAGCAAGATGTGTTTATTCTAGAAAAGCCATCTTCGAAAACAGTATCTATCAATAAAATTAACGCTACAGAGCAAGATAAATCGGTAGTACTCACTTTTGGTGATGTGCCTTATTTAGGTATTTGGTCGCCTTCAAACGAGAGTCCGTTTGTCTGCATTGAACCTTGGTTTGGCTTGCCAGACGATGAAGGTGATCGCGTAGATTTTAACGAGAAAAAAGCAATACGACACTTACAGCCAAATGATAAATTTCAATGGGACTTTGCTATGGAGTTCCGTTAA